The segment ACTTGCCGCCGACCTGGGGACGACGGTCGAAAAGCTTTCGATTCGGGAGATCTCGCCGACGCTGGAAGACGTCTTCGTCACGTTGACCAAGAATGCCGAAGCGCGACGCAACAACGGCGAACCGGCCGAGACGGTCCGTTTGGACTCAATGATCGCCGACGAGGAAGCGGAGGAAGAGTCGGCGCCCTCCCCTCCTCCGCGCAAGCAACACAAGTCGACGCTGACCGGCCATTCGACCGACGGCCTGCTGGCGATCTTCGTCAAAGAGATGTCGCACATTCGCCGCCAGCCGAGCACGTTGTTCTTCATGTTCGTCGTGCCGGTGATGCAGATCTTGATCTTCGGCTACGCGATCGACATTCAAATCGAAAACATCCCGATGGTGGTCTACGACCTGGATGGTCGGCAGGATAGCCAACGGTTGATCGACGCCTTGGTCAATACGCGCAAGCTAAAGTTAATCGACCGCGTCTATGACGAGGAGAGTTTCCACAGGGCCCTATCCTCCGGTCGGGCGAAAGTCGGCGTCCGGATTCCACCAAACTACAGCGATCAGTTGACCCTCGGCCGCCAGGCCGAAATCCAGGTGCTAATCGACGGCAGCGACTCGCAAGTGGCGACCACCGCCCAAAACGCCGTCGCCTTGCTTGGTTTGAACTTGTCGATTAGCCGCGCGAAAAACGTCGCAAGTGAAGTCCAGCTTGCGCCTGCGCGCGATAAGTGGGGCGAATTAGCCCTGCCGATCGACGTTCGCCCCCGCTTGCTCTACAACCCCGACCTGGAAAGCGCCCGGTTCTTCGTTCCTGGCCTGGTTGGGATCATCTTGCAGCTAGTGACCCTCTTCCTGACCGCGTTCGCGATCGTGCGCGAGCGGGAACTTGGCACCCTCGAACAGTTGTTCGTCACGCCGGTTGGTCGGGCCGGTTTGGTGCTGGGGAAACTGGTCCCCTACTCCATCATCGGCCTGGTCGAAATGCTGCTCGTGCTGACCGTGATGGTCTACGTCTTCGGCGTCCCGATCCGGGGCAATTTGCTGCTGCTGACGGCGCTTTCGGCCCTGTTCATCGTCTGCTCGCTCGGCTTGGGATTGCTCGTTTCGACGCTGGCCAAGACCCAGGTCGCCGCGCTGCAGTTCTCGTTTTTAATCATGCTGCCGTCGGTGCTGCTCTCCGGCTTCATGTTCCCCCGCAGCGAAATGCCGCTGCCGATCTACCTGATCACGTTTGCGATCCCGGTGACCTACTTCATCGAAATCCTCCGCGGCATCGTCCTCCGCGACGCCGACTTCATCGACTTGATCCCGTCGATCGCCGGGTTGTCGATCTGCTGCCTGGTGATTTTGACGCTGAGCATCACGCGGTTTAGAAAGCAGTTGGACTAACCCGTCTTCCGACGACGCGTTTTCGTCTTCGGCGTTGCACTCTCCACCAACTCCAGTTTCGGCCGCGGAATCTTGATTCCATAGACGCGGCCGAACTGTTGGTGGAGCTGCATGAAGTTGAGCTCCAGGAACTGGTAATGGGTCCGCAGGGGCGCCGTCATCAGGTATTTGTTGGCCAGCACTCCCATTTGCTCGTCGTATTCTTTTTGCGAGTGGGAATGGGCGTAGCAGCGGCCTGGCAAGCGGCGGATGTCTCCGTCGAACTTCGGGCTGACGTGCCACAGTTCGTGGAAGATGGTGATCAGCTTTTCTTGGAAGACGAGATCCATGAACCGCGGCAGGTAGAACGTCAGGATGTAGAGCATCTCGCGTCCCCGCTCGTCGGCGAGTCTTTGCACTCGGTAGGTCCGTCCGCGGCGTTTGGTGGTCGCTGAGCCCCCTTCAAAGCGAAGCGGCGTCAGCGAGGCGAAGATCCCGTACGGAACGTCCTTGCGGGCCTGGGCGACGGCGACCGCCATCCGGCTGAGATCGATATGTTTCAGCTCAGGCGTGCGAACGACCATGTCGGCGACCAATTGGCGCATGCTCCAGGAGAAGTCGAAGCCCTGCTGCGGGTTTCGCTTCACCAGAGAGATCGGTCGACTTCGCGAAGAGGTCGAAGGTCGCATGCGTGAACCGTCCATCCATGAAAAAAGCCGTTACACTCCACGTGCGGGAGTATAACGGCTTTGGTTTGTCTGAGGCAAAGCGAATTGCGGCCGAAAATGGCCGGAAACGCTCGCTTACTCGGCCGCGGCGGCTTCGCCTTCGAAGGCCGGACGCTGGGCGGCTTCGCTGACGCGGTCCCGTTCGTTGCCGACGAATTCGATGATCGCACGCGTACCGGCGTCGCCCAAACGGGGCGTGGCCAGACGCAGAATGCGGGTGTAACCCCCTTGGCGATCTTCAAACTTCGGAGCGACCTGATCGAACAGGATGTCGACCGCCTGATGGTTGCCCAGCAGGGCGACGCAGCGACGACGAGCGGCCAACGCGGGAGCCTGGGCGTTGTTCCAAGCGACGTAGGCGTCGCTCTTGCGCCATTCTTTGTAGGCTTCGTTGACCTTGCCGTTCGAATCGTACTTCTGCAGCTTGGTCGCCAACTTCTCGGCGGCGCGAATGCTCGGCAACGCATTACGAGCGATGGTGATCACCTTTTCGATGTACGGGCGAATTTCCTTCGCCTTGGTGATCGTCGTGATGATGCGGCCCTTGACCTTCGGAACGTTACGGCCGGCGTCCGGCGTATCGGTCGAGAGGTACTCGTAACCCGATTCATTCACGTCGTCGCTACGGAGCGAGAGGAGCAGGCTGCTCGCCATGTTCCGCATCATCGCCTTGCGGTGAGGGGACGAACGTCCGAGAACGCGGCCTTTTTTTCGATGTCGCATGTTACTAACGTCTTGTAAAACTAACCGTGTGAGTTGCGAATAACGGTCGTCGACTAACGAGGCGCCGATTGAACTCGCATTCCCAAGTGCAGGCCCAGCTCTTTCAGCTTTTCCTTCACTTCGGTCAGCGTCGTTTCGCCAAAGTTACGAACTTCCATCAACTGATCTTCGGTACGGCGAACCAGGTCGCGGACCGTATTGATATTTTCCGATTCCAAGCAGTTGCTGGCACGCACCGACAGGTGCATCTCGGCCAGGCTCATGTTCAGCTTCGATTCCAGCACCGGATCCAGGCCGCTCGATTGCGTACGGCTGGGGATGCTGATCTTCGAGCCGAGTTCGTTGTATTGAACGAACGGATTGAGGTGCTTGCGGAGAATCTTCGCCGCTTCGACCAAAGCGTACTCCGGATGAATCGAACCGTCGGTCCAGATTTCCAGGGTCAGCTTGTCGTAGTTGGTCTTTTGACCAACGCGGGTTTCTTCCACTTCGTAGCGAACGCGAGTCACCGGGCTGTAAACGGCGTCGACCGGGATGATCCCGATTTCGTGTTCAGCGGTGCTGTGCTCGGTCGCCGGCACATAACCACGGCCCGATTCGACGACCATTTCCATCATGAATGGAATTTCGCCGGTGATCGTGCAGAGGTGGATGTCTTTGTTGATGATCTCGACTTCCGGATCGCACTGAATGTCGGCGCCGGTAATCGTGCAGGGGCCCTGCTTTTCGATCGTGATGACCTTGGTCATCTCGGAGTGCTTTTTGACGACGATCGCCTTGGTGTTCAGGACGATCTCTGTCATGTCTTCGACGACGCCCGGGATCGAGGTGAACTCGTGCTGAGCTCCGCGAACCTTAATCTGCGTAACCGCTGCGCCTTCCAGGCTCGACAGCAGGATGCGACGCAAGCTATTGCCGATGGTCACGCCGAAACCGCGTTCAAACGGTTCCGCAATGAACTTGCCGTAGGTTTGCGAGAGGGTTTCGGCTTCGCAATTAACGACGCTCGGCAGTTCCAAACCGCGCCAGCGAATATGCATTGGTTCTCTCCGTTCGACGAACTTCGATACAGCTGTGGGGGGGAAGAGGAAAACGCAGCGACTAGACGCGGCGTTTCTTCGGCGGACGGCAACCGTTGTGCGGAATCGGCGTGCAGTCTTCGATCGAACGAACGTTCAGACCGGCGGCGGCCAGAGCGGTGATCGCGCTTTCACGGCCCGAACCCGGACCCTTCACGCGAACTTCCACTTCCTTCACGCCGAACTTCAGCGCCTTTTCGGCAGCTTGTTGAGCCGCACATTGGCCGGCGAACGGGGTGCTCTTACGGCTACCCTTGAAGCCGCAAGTTCCGGCGCTCGCCCAGCACAGCGAGTCCCCTTTGGCGTCGGTAATCGTGACTTGCGTGTTGTTGAAGGTCGCCTTGATATGCACGACCGCCTGCAAGACGTTGCGACGAATCTTCTTCTTTACTGCCTTGGCCACTGCGCCAATCTCCTGATGTGTGAATGTTCGCTTGATCGAGGCCAGCCATCTGACGAAGGCTAACCCACCTGCAGATTAACGCAGGTCCTTCACGCCCTTCTTGCCGGCGACCGTCTTCTTCGGTCCCTTGCGAGTACGGGCATTGGTGCGGGTTCGCTGACCGCGAACCGGCAGACCGCGGCGATGACGCAGGCCGCGATAGCAAACAATGCGATTCAAACGCTGAATGTTTTGAGCGATTTGTCGGCGGAGCGGACCTTCGACGGTGTATTCCGTTTCCAGCAACCCGGCGATCTTGCTGAGCTCGTCTTCATGGAGCTCGCCCGCCAAACGGTCTTGCGAGATACCAACCTTCACGCACAGCTCGCGAGCGGTGTGCGGGCCGACTCCGTACAAGTACGTGAGCGAAACCCAAGTCGGTTTGTCGTTCGGAATGTCGACACCCATCAAACGGGGCATAACTCTACTCCTGCCAAGACGCCGAAGCGTCGAAATTGCTCTATGTGTTTAAAATTGTACGGTTTACGTGCGACAGACAGGCTGCGGATCGGTCCCAGTGCGGGAAATCTCACAACCGGCAGGTCCAGCGCCGCAGAGCGGTAGACCTATGGCCTAGCCCTGACGTTGCTTGTGGCGGGGATTCTCGCAGATCACGAAAATCCGACCACGGCGGCGGACTACTTTGCACTTGTCGCAGATGCGTTTTACGCTGGCTCGAACTTTCATCGCCTACAGCTTCCAATCAATGCTTATGGTGGAAGCGAGCCAGTATAACGCTCCTCGCGATTGCCTTGCAAGGCCCTCTGAGCAGGAAAAGCAAACGGAATGTCTACCCCAATTCCGAGCCGCTCGCCCAGTGGTAACTTGGACAAGTTCGAGCGGCTTTTTCCTGGTTTTCTGGGGATTTTTGCCAGCATTGCCGCCAGATTTAGAGCCAATCAGCGTACGCTTTTTTCAGGTCGAGCTTGTCCCCGACTTCGGTTTGCAGCACCAGCAGTCGCTGCAAAAGTGCGGAAATTCGCTCGCGCTGCTCCGGTTTGGCCGCCAGATCTTCCATTTCTTGCGGATCGGCCGTCAGGTTAAACAGCTTTACCTTCCCAATCGTCGGGTAGAGGATCAATTTGTAGCCGTCGGCGGTGATCATCCGCTGACGTTCCAGGTAGGCGCCATAAATCGCCTCGTATTGGACGTCCCGCTCGCCGTTGATCACCGGCAGCAAACTGCGGAATTCGACGTGATCCGGCTTGGCGACCCCAGCGATTTCCAGCGCCGTGGCCATCACATCCTGCAGATAAACCGGCACTTCGCACACTTTCCCCTGCGGCAATCCGGGGCCCGAGACCAGCAGCGGCACTCGGACGCTGTGGTCATACATGTTCTGTTTGCCCATCAGCCCATGGTGCCCGCAGGCCAGACCATGGTCGGCGGTGAAGAAGATATAGGTGTTATCCGCTTGGCCGGTCGCCTTCAGCGCGTCGAGGATGCGGCCGATTTGGACGTCCATGTGCTCGATAATCGCGTAATACTCGCTGCGATGAACCTGAATCGCATGCGGAGTTCGCGGGAACGGCGCTAGTTTCTCGTCACGCAGACCTTTGCCGGCGCCCATCGCTTCTTTTTCGGGATATTCCGGCAGAAAGTCGGCCGGCACGTCGGTTTTGTCGGCCGGGTAGCGATCGACAAAGTCCTGCGGCGACTGCCGCGGATCGTGCACCGCGTTAAACGCCAGGTACATGAAGAACGGTTTGTCCTGTTTGGCGGCCGTTTCCAGGAAACCAATCGCATCGTCGGCGACCACTTCGCTCCAATGTTTGCCGCCGGCCCAGAAACCGCCGAACTTCGGATCGGACGGAGACCAGTAGTCCGTGCCGTCCGCCTGCGGGCGATCATAGCCTTGATCGGTCTGATTCGGCATGCCGCCGCGGATATGAGCGCTCGTTGCAAAGGCTTTCGCCGCGTCGGCCGGCACATGCCATTTGCCGGTCATGTAGGTGTCGTAGCCGGCCGCTTTCATGTACTCCGACCAGAATCGCCCAGCGACCCGTTCTTTGTCGGCGGTCTTATAGACCTTTTCTGCATGCCAGACAAAGCGTCCGGTGTTCAGCATCGTGCGGCTGGCGACGCAAACGGCGCCGCTCCACGATCCCATGTTGTAGGCGTGAGTAAAGCGAGTTCCTTGTTTCGCCAACTGATCCAAATTGGGCGTATGGACCATCGGGTGCCCGTACGCTCCGACGCATTCGTAGCTGTAGTCGTCAGCGAACAGAAAGAGAATGTTCGGCTTCTCAGCAGCGGAGGCCAGCGACGTCGTCAGCAAAACGAAGAACAGCGAGGCGATTCTGGACATGTCGAACTCTCGGGGCAGGGCGGGGCGGGATAGGAATCCGATCGGAGATTTCCGTTATAACCGCCAGGGGAGCCGAGGGGCAAAAAGAAAACGCCGGCGAATGGCCGGCGTTTTCGGGCGAAAAGCGGATTTTTCCGGTCGATCAGGCTATTTGACCACGCCGCAGTCGGCAATGGTGATCGTCGCGCGGGTTTTACCCCCTTCTGAACCGAGCGATTCAACCTTCTTCACGACGTCCATCCCCTGCAAAACCCGGCCGAACACGACGTGACGACCGTCGAGCCAGGAGGTTTTGACCGTGGTGATGAAAAACTGCGAGCCGTTGGTGTTCGGGCCCGAGTTGGCCATGCTCAAGACGCCCGCTCCATCGTGGGTGAACTTGAAGTTCTCGTCGGCAAACTTGGCGCCGTAGATGCTTTCACCGCCGGTGCCGTTACCGTTGGTGAAGTCCCCCCCCTGGAGCATGAACTGCGGAATGACGCGGTGAAACGTGCTCCCTTTGTACGACAGCGGCACTCCGGAGCGTCCCTTCCCTTTTTCGCCGGTGCAAAGAGCGCGGAAGTTGGCGGCGGTTTTCGGGACATCTTCACCGAACAAGCCGATCACGATGCGGCCGGCTGGTTGCCCATTGATCGCAATATCGAAAAAGACCTGATCAGTCACTTTGCCCTGCGCCGCAGGAACGGTAGGAGCGGCCAACAAGGTCGAAGCGGAAAGAACCGAAAATGCAGCAATCATCGCCAAGCGCAACATGAACAACTCCGGGGAGAAAGTGTGGTGGATTATTGTGGCAGACCTACATTTTGCCTCTTTCCTCCAATTACCGCCAGACGAACCTGGCGCTGCGCGAATTGGAAGTTCCACTCCCAACATAGACAAACGCATTTTGATCAATGCCCACCTTTCCCAAATTGAATGACCTAAGCCAGTAAATGAGGAAACGGTAAAGATCGTGAGAATTTCCGTTGACGACGGTCAGCGGATCGAAGGTCATCGCCTAGAATCGCCCACTGTACGCGTTTCTGAAGGTGATAGAAGTTTGAATATGATCTCGTTATCTCCGCGAATTTACTTTGTTTTGCTCCTCCTGTTCGCCTTGTTGCATGGGGGCTGCAGTTGTAATTCCGCCGAAAGTCGCTTGGCCTCGATTAGCCTGCGACGTTCGGATGACGACGAAGACCAGCCGACGCCGCCTCCGGCTCAAACGCCGCCGCCCGTCCAACCAGCGGCGACTCCTCCTCCCGCGCAACCTGCAGCAGTTCCTGCGACTCCTCCCCCAAGCGCAGCTCCCAATACGCCGGCAGCCACTCCAACTCCAACGCCGAATCCCAATCCTCCGGCGATGCCTGCCGAAACGGCCCCTCCGGTAAATCCAAAATTTGCGTCACGTCGCGAGCGAATTGAGCAACTGGCGGAGAATCCTCCGGCCGACAAAGCCGAAGAAGCGCGGACCAAGCTTGAAATCATCGGCGAAGCCTTGGCCGACATGATCGTCGACAAGGCGGAGATTCCCTCGGCGGTTCGCAAAGATTCGCGAGGCAACACGCTGCTCGGTTGGCGAGTCGAACTCCTCCCGTATCTGGGCTACGAAGATCTGTACGCCGAATTCGCCGTCGACAAGCCGTGGAACGATAAACAAAACCTGGCGCTCGCCAAGAAGATCCCGCCGGTTTACCAATCGCCGGAGCGCCAGGACGAAGCGACCAACTTCTTAATGGCCTTTGGTCCGACGTGCGCCGCCCGAGCGTCGTCTCCCACCGGACTGGACGCGGTCGGCCGCCGATCGCTCGCCACGATTCCGCTGATCGTCGAAGCGGACGATGCGATGTCGGTCAGCTGGGTCAAACCGTTTGACCTCGAATTCAATCCCGCCGCTCCTCGTGAAGGGATGGGGGAACTCCGGGGTGGATCGATTTTCGTCGTTACCGCCGACGGCAAAGCGCACAAGGTTCCCGCCTCCGTCACGCCGACCGAGATGACTGATTTCTTTGTGCTGGCGAATGGATTCGACATTCGCAAAGTCGCCGTCGCCCAGTCGCAGCCGCAACCGGAAAATGTCGCCGCCAGCGCAACTGCGCCGGCCGACAATCAGATCGCTGCGAACATTCCAGCCAAAATGACTCCCAGCCCGTCGCCGGCTGCGGTCGAACCTGGTCCCGCGCTGGGCGGAGCGCAGCCTGCCCAAACGACGCCCGGGGTTGGCAAACTGCCGATTCCTGATCCCAAGCTGACCGAAGAGGCCGAAATGCGCATTCGCGAGATTTTCGCGAATGAGTTTCGGGGCGCTGATTCCGAAAACCGCCGCGCTGATCTGGCGAAGACTCTCGTCGACGCCGGCAAAAATCTTGGCGACGATCCGGTTCAGCAGTTCGCGATGTATTCGCTGGCCTATCAAATGGCCCAGAAGGGCAAATCCCCGGTGACTGCGAAGGACGCCTTTGACCGTTTGAACAGTCAATTTGAGTTCGACACGGTCAATCAACAGTTGCAACTGTTGCGATTCTCGGCCGAGTACGTCTCGCGCATCCCGCAAGATCGCAAAGAGGATTTCAAGCAGTTGGCGATCAAAATCTGGCAAGTGTCGTACGATCGCAATAACTTCAAAGCGGTCGACGAACTCTTCACGATCATCGAAACGTTCGCTCGCTCGCAAAACGATGCGGCGATGATGCAGCGTATTACCGGCCTGCGGGAAGATGTTTCGGAGGCTCGCAAGGTCTACGCCGACATCGAATCGCAGTTCCTATCGCTCGAACGTCCCTCGTTCAATCCGGAAGGGAACTTGCTGGTCGGACGCTATCTCTGTTTCCATCGCAACCAATGGCAACAGGGAATTCCCTTCCTGGCGAAGTCGAGCAATCAGAAGTTGAAAGACGCCGCTCTGCTCGAGTTGGAATCGCCGACCACTCCCACGCTGCAAGCCGAAATCGGCGACATGTGGTGGGAATCGGTGACCGGCTTCCCCCCGGTCGAAAAGAAGCGAATCCAACGTCGCGCCGCTCAGTGGTACCAGTCAGCCATCGCTGGCTTGCCCAACAACATCGAACGAATCAAAGTCCAGCGGAACCTCGACGAGTACAAGAAACTCTATCCCGGCGAGCCGATCCCGCCGCTCGCTCCGACGCTCGGCACGGCCAGTCGATAGTGAGGGTAGCTGACTGCTCGGTCTAGTAGGGAGGAAGTAGTCGTCGGAATCCATACCCGACGACCAGCGTCAGAAACGCAAGGTTTCTCGGCAGTTCTTTCCACCAGGGAAGTTGCGGCGGTATGTCCGTGGCGCCAGTTTCGACGCTGTCGGCCAAAGCTCCCCCTAGCTCTTTCATCCACCGCGTCGTGCGCGGCCAGTCTCGCAGCCCGGCAATCCACTCCGGTGGGATTCCCGCCGTGCCGGTTCTCGCTCCCACGATACCGCCGACAATCGCCGCCGTAGTATCGGCGTCTCCTCCGCAGCGGATCATCGTTTGGACCGCATTGCGGTAGTCGTTGGGAAAAGAAAGCCATACGTGCAATGCCGCCGGAACCGTATGGTAGACGTAACCGCTGACTCCCTTGCCAAGATCTCGCGAATCTAAAAAGTCCGTGGTCGATTCGCCCGCTTCGACGCTAGCGATCACTTTGGCGACCAAGTCAATCAGTTCTTCCGCAGGCTCGTCCGCAATCGTCTCGGTCAATCGCTGAAAAAAACGCTGCGGGGAAAGCTCCTGATCTTGCCACGAGAGGTTCGTCGCCAGGGCGATCGCCCACGCTCCGAATTCCGCCTTTGGATCGGTGTGCGTGACACGGGTAGAGACACGTACGAACTCGCGTAACTGATCCAAATCGCGAATCGCCGCCCCCAGAATCGGAGCCCGCATCGCCGGGCCATTCCCCGCGGAAAATATCCCGCTGCGCTGCGGAGAAACGCCAACCATCAACCTCGCGCAGGCGATGATGGTGGCCCGCCCAGTCCCAGCCGGAAGCAAGATCCCCCAGCGTTTTAGCCGCCGGGCGAAGTCCGGTAGAAAGCGGTCAACGTCGGTCCCTTGCGCGATCAGCGACTGGGCAACTATGCAGTTGTGCTCGGTATCGTCCGAAATCAAACCGATTCCGGGGATCAGGCGATAGCGATCTGGTTCGCCGAACAGTCGCTCTCCGCGGAGACGAGAAAGATTTTCGTAGGGGAGCCCCAACGCGTCTCCGACTGCGACGCCCAACAGGGTTCCGAGAATCGCGTCCCTTTGCGAGGGTGAATTCTCCGAGATCTCCCGGTCGCTCATGCCCGCATCGATTCCGACATGTAAGTCGCGAACGGCACGAAGATCATCAGCGGAAACCAGGCCGCCAGCGCCGGGCTGATCATGTAGTTCGCTCCCATTCCGCGGCTGGCCATCGTGACGCCGAAGAACAGGATCACGACCACGCCGCACAAGCCGATCGCCACAAAGACGTTGCGGTTGTCGTTCTTCAGCACCAGCGGCAAACCGAGCAGCAGCAGCGTCATATCGAGAAACGGCTGCGTCAGCCGGCTATGGATCTCGACCCGAACGTCGGCGCCAAAGTCGAGCGAACGATTCCGCAGCGCCGAGACGAGCGCCCAAGTCGACGCACTGTTTCGCCACTCGCGACTCGCGGTCAGCTGTTCGAACGTCAGTTCGCTGATGACGAAGCACTGATTGGGCGCGAGCCACGAATAATCTTTCGGCATCATCACAAAGACGTTGTCGTCGCGGTCGAACAGCGACGAAACTTCGGCCAGGTTTTCCGGCTCGGTCACGTTATCGAGCAAGTAACCGCTCGGACGGTCCCCTTCGGCCGGCTTATAGAAGGCGTTATCGGCGTTCAACTTCGTGCCGACGCCCGGTTGCGAACGAGGGAGCCGAAACTTGGGAGCTTCAATGCGCATCTCGTTGGCGAACGTATGATTGCCGCTGATCAGCACGTCGGTCAGGTTATCGTACTTCGGCTGCAGTTGCTTGGCCGATTCGCCAAGCCAATCCTGGGCGTTCCGGCTGAGCGCGTCGGAATATTCCGGCACCACAAACTCGCGATTTAGCGCCCCGAGCACCGCGATAAACGCCACCGCGATAATCACCGGGCGGACGATTCGCTCTTTGGTAATTCCGGCCGCCATCAGCGCGGTCATTTCGTTATGCCGCTGCAGCCAGGTGACCGTAAACATCGCGGCAATCAGCGTCAAAATGCCGCCGGTCATGTTGAAGAAGGTGAAAATCCGCGGCGTGTAGTATTCGATCAGAATCGGAAACGCGCCTCGTCCCGTTTGCTCACCATAGCGGAGGAACTCGTCCAAG is part of the Blastopirellula sediminis genome and harbors:
- a CDS encoding ABC transporter permease, which translates into the protein MSEPVIRVEGLSRTFGDLVAVDDVSFEVGRGAIFGLLGPNGSGKSTIIRMLCGVLQPTAGDASVLGFDVRTQPEEIKRRIGYMSQKFSLYSDLSVQENLDFYGRIYGLTDQRLTERRKAVLDLTGLGDRIDQLAGTLSGGWKQRLALACALIHEPEVLFLDEPTAGIDPVARRQLWDLLFELAAQGVTLFVTTHYMDEAERCTDVGYIFMSKLLVLGRGEELKQLPDVTPAGTKRLEIDVRNPSAGLTKLVHVPQVHDATLFGEMIHALVDESYTDEQLAADLGTTVEKLSIREISPTLEDVFVTLTKNAEARRNNGEPAETVRLDSMIADEEAEEESAPSPPPRKQHKSTLTGHSTDGLLAIFVKEMSHIRRQPSTLFFMFVVPVMQILIFGYAIDIQIENIPMVVYDLDGRQDSQRLIDALVNTRKLKLIDRVYDEESFHRALSSGRAKVGVRIPPNYSDQLTLGRQAEIQVLIDGSDSQVATTAQNAVALLGLNLSISRAKNVASEVQLAPARDKWGELALPIDVRPRLLYNPDLESARFFVPGLVGIILQLVTLFLTAFAIVRERELGTLEQLFVTPVGRAGLVLGKLVPYSIIGLVEMLLVLTVMVYVFGVPIRGNLLLLTALSALFIVCSLGLGLLVSTLAKTQVAALQFSFLIMLPSVLLSGFMFPRSEMPLPIYLITFAIPVTYFIEILRGIVLRDADFIDLIPSIAGLSICCLVILTLSITRFRKQLD
- a CDS encoding bL17 family ribosomal protein, which translates into the protein MRHRKKGRVLGRSSPHRKAMMRNMASSLLLSLRSDDVNESGYEYLSTDTPDAGRNVPKVKGRIITTITKAKEIRPYIEKVITIARNALPSIRAAEKLATKLQKYDSNGKVNEAYKEWRKSDAYVAWNNAQAPALAARRRCVALLGNHQAVDILFDQVAPKFEDRQGGYTRILRLATPRLGDAGTRAIIEFVGNERDRVSEAAQRPAFEGEAAAAE
- a CDS encoding DNA-directed RNA polymerase subunit alpha; its protein translation is MHIRWRGLELPSVVNCEAETLSQTYGKFIAEPFERGFGVTIGNSLRRILLSSLEGAAVTQIKVRGAQHEFTSIPGVVEDMTEIVLNTKAIVVKKHSEMTKVITIEKQGPCTITGADIQCDPEVEIINKDIHLCTITGEIPFMMEMVVESGRGYVPATEHSTAEHEIGIIPVDAVYSPVTRVRYEVEETRVGQKTNYDKLTLEIWTDGSIHPEYALVEAAKILRKHLNPFVQYNELGSKISIPSRTQSSGLDPVLESKLNMSLAEMHLSVRASNCLESENINTVRDLVRRTEDQLMEVRNFGETTLTEVKEKLKELGLHLGMRVQSAPR
- the rpsK gene encoding 30S ribosomal protein S11, which translates into the protein MAKAVKKKIRRNVLQAVVHIKATFNNTQVTITDAKGDSLCWASAGTCGFKGSRKSTPFAGQCAAQQAAEKALKFGVKEVEVRVKGPGSGRESAITALAAAGLNVRSIEDCTPIPHNGCRPPKKRRV
- the rpsM gene encoding 30S ribosomal protein S13; translated protein: MGVDIPNDKPTWVSLTYLYGVGPHTARELCVKVGISQDRLAGELHEDELSKIAGLLETEYTVEGPLRRQIAQNIQRLNRIVCYRGLRHRRGLPVRGQRTRTNARTRKGPKKTVAGKKGVKDLR
- the rpmJ gene encoding 50S ribosomal protein L36, which encodes MKVRASVKRICDKCKVVRRRGRIFVICENPRHKQRQG
- a CDS encoding sulfatase-like hydrolase/transferase, producing MSRIASLFFVLLTTSLASAAEKPNILFLFADDYSYECVGAYGHPMVHTPNLDQLAKQGTRFTHAYNMGSWSGAVCVASRTMLNTGRFVWHAEKVYKTADKERVAGRFWSEYMKAAGYDTYMTGKWHVPADAAKAFATSAHIRGGMPNQTDQGYDRPQADGTDYWSPSDPKFGGFWAGGKHWSEVVADDAIGFLETAAKQDKPFFMYLAFNAVHDPRQSPQDFVDRYPADKTDVPADFLPEYPEKEAMGAGKGLRDEKLAPFPRTPHAIQVHRSEYYAIIEHMDVQIGRILDALKATGQADNTYIFFTADHGLACGHHGLMGKQNMYDHSVRVPLLVSGPGLPQGKVCEVPVYLQDVMATALEIAGVAKPDHVEFRSLLPVINGERDVQYEAIYGAYLERQRMITADGYKLILYPTIGKVKLFNLTADPQEMEDLAAKPEQRERISALLQRLLVLQTEVGDKLDLKKAYADWL
- a CDS encoding peptidylprolyl isomerase; translation: MLRLAMIAAFSVLSASTLLAAPTVPAAQGKVTDQVFFDIAINGQPAGRIVIGLFGEDVPKTAANFRALCTGEKGKGRSGVPLSYKGSTFHRVIPQFMLQGGDFTNGNGTGGESIYGAKFADENFKFTHDGAGVLSMANSGPNTNGSQFFITTVKTSWLDGRHVVFGRVLQGMDVVKKVESLGSEGGKTRATITIADCGVVK
- a CDS encoding DUF1559 family PulG-like putative transporter: MISLSPRIYFVLLLLFALLHGGCSCNSAESRLASISLRRSDDDEDQPTPPPAQTPPPVQPAATPPPAQPAAVPATPPPSAAPNTPAATPTPTPNPNPPAMPAETAPPVNPKFASRRERIEQLAENPPADKAEEARTKLEIIGEALADMIVDKAEIPSAVRKDSRGNTLLGWRVELLPYLGYEDLYAEFAVDKPWNDKQNLALAKKIPPVYQSPERQDEATNFLMAFGPTCAARASSPTGLDAVGRRSLATIPLIVEADDAMSVSWVKPFDLEFNPAAPREGMGELRGGSIFVVTADGKAHKVPASVTPTEMTDFFVLANGFDIRKVAVAQSQPQPENVAASATAPADNQIAANIPAKMTPSPSPAAVEPGPALGGAQPAQTTPGVGKLPIPDPKLTEEAEMRIREIFANEFRGADSENRRADLAKTLVDAGKNLGDDPVQQFAMYSLAYQMAQKGKSPVTAKDAFDRLNSQFEFDTVNQQLQLLRFSAEYVSRIPQDRKEDFKQLAIKIWQVSYDRNNFKAVDELFTIIETFARSQNDAAMMQRITGLREDVSEARKVYADIESQFLSLERPSFNPEGNLLVGRYLCFHRNQWQQGIPFLAKSSNQKLKDAALLELESPTTPTLQAEIGDMWWESVTGFPPVEKKRIQRRAAQWYQSAIAGLPNNIERIKVQRNLDEYKKLYPGEPIPPLAPTLGTASR
- a CDS encoding ADP-ribosylglycohydrolase family protein, with translation MSDREISENSPSQRDAILGTLLGVAVGDALGLPYENLSRLRGERLFGEPDRYRLIPGIGLISDDTEHNCIVAQSLIAQGTDVDRFLPDFARRLKRWGILLPAGTGRATIIACARLMVGVSPQRSGIFSAGNGPAMRAPILGAAIRDLDQLREFVRVSTRVTHTDPKAEFGAWAIALATNLSWQDQELSPQRFFQRLTETIADEPAEELIDLVAKVIASVEAGESTTDFLDSRDLGKGVSGYVYHTVPAALHVWLSFPNDYRNAVQTMIRCGGDADTTAAIVGGIVGARTGTAGIPPEWIAGLRDWPRTTRWMKELGGALADSVETGATDIPPQLPWWKELPRNLAFLTLVVGYGFRRLLPPY